In Thermococcus sp., one DNA window encodes the following:
- a CDS encoding PCNA-inhibitor — MNRKLDEFLEAVSSKAPGDADNGGRRKRKKRLKATSLESFLPEEYVNYFRELRIGSKKIRNARIEEL; from the coding sequence ATGAACAGGAAGCTCGACGAGTTCCTTGAGGCGGTCTCATCGAAAGCCCCGGGAGACGCTGATAACGGCGGGAGAAGAAAAAGAAAAAAGCGCCTGAAGGCCACCAGCCTGGAGTCTTTCCTCCCCGAGGAATACGTGAACTATTTCAGGGAACTCCGCATAGGGTCAAAGAAGATAAGAAACGCCAGAATAGAGGAGCTATAA
- a CDS encoding peptide transporter, whose translation MVKTKIKEKRKKKGEKTSLPEYYQKFKAYGLPLIVLILAYVGFRIRNITSNYKTFLDPDTFFHYEMYRIAINEWVPKYFAYADPPTGIKAGGYLGLYTIQAVFYKIVSVFGYDQLGAFKLWPPFVGAMTIIGVYLLGKKLHSNWAGLWAAAFMMFSYANFSKTYSGNNRGEGPFMMFFIYAVFLLMVYLDEKEWNLKKMLSGALFLLASLLYMAAWTGSTFGVSILLLFAGITTVVFFIFGMVDVLKRFVRDFFPLYGASLILGVVLSYTGFIGIRWFLVFAIEAFIALSVLVSIMLYGERFGLNYSDKKHRFGMVAGIAILAALAFYGYFGRDLLKFMGAAYQSNPLYQTVAELAKTDWNTITAYYSVKTKDAIIFILSAVGFIIVAARFVRKLTKNDLTGHKEIFLVTYYIGSLYLLLLAVRFVFQASGAILLLAGVAVGEIFLFIEEMKESMTTKALYAVLLMLLFLPLPIIGAQYMGSIATNTAKSQGSVPADWVNSLNWLKENSNPLDSATSWWDYGYWIESSLLSHRRSATDGGHAYDRRYIVADFFSHYGNESEQDFEAWELNYMIVWQQDIYKFNAISYLGGAITYGEYRSSPMFQVIPAQYIQHANESGKTVVYINTGKYAYQPVLTIDLTKGQVIQGRGDIPYVLYIFQGYGLLAYQKIAFSNFVRLAFQIPFSFDPWDAQMLFANFRPVHRDGGVSTYEFRPFAVYRIDKFENGTWKAFYSTLGGGKLPLGEQKLRLWISAFGRDIKDATLIFEAYNGSVLVKREILAEGITMNHLNETPIEFNLTVPNATKYRFILVQDGPVGVLDGPVYVNGKNVDPSYVLDEGENGELKLTAAFREERTVDLYLRESVVYYIAPNGKDIYQEKFYLEPHQDIITYVPVKEGISVAPGDNEITVQASMPQGVFDTYIQKLYQKYGEDKVVIVRKRIEPVFITKKEYVIWEG comes from the coding sequence ATGGTAAAAACGAAAATTAAAGAGAAACGAAAGAAAAAAGGGGAAAAGACTTCCCTCCCCGAGTACTATCAGAAGTTCAAGGCCTACGGCCTCCCCCTGATAGTCCTCATACTGGCCTACGTTGGCTTCAGGATAAGGAACATCACCTCGAACTACAAGACCTTCCTCGACCCGGACACCTTCTTCCACTACGAGATGTACAGGATAGCCATCAACGAGTGGGTTCCCAAATACTTTGCCTACGCTGACCCTCCCACTGGAATAAAGGCGGGCGGTTACCTGGGTCTCTATACTATCCAGGCCGTATTCTACAAAATCGTCTCCGTATTTGGCTACGACCAGCTGGGGGCGTTCAAACTCTGGCCGCCGTTCGTGGGAGCAATGACCATCATAGGAGTCTACCTTCTCGGAAAGAAGCTCCACTCCAACTGGGCCGGCCTCTGGGCGGCGGCGTTCATGATGTTCTCCTACGCCAACTTCAGCAAGACATACTCCGGCAACAACCGTGGTGAAGGCCCCTTCATGATGTTCTTCATCTATGCAGTGTTCCTCCTCATGGTGTACCTCGATGAGAAGGAATGGAACCTGAAGAAAATGCTCTCCGGGGCCCTGTTCCTGCTGGCCAGCCTCCTCTACATGGCGGCATGGACAGGAAGCACGTTCGGTGTCAGCATACTGCTCCTCTTCGCGGGCATCACCACGGTGGTGTTCTTCATCTTCGGAATGGTTGACGTCCTGAAGAGGTTCGTCAGGGACTTCTTCCCGCTCTACGGCGCTTCCCTCATACTAGGAGTAGTCCTTTCCTATACAGGATTCATCGGCATAAGGTGGTTCCTGGTTTTTGCCATTGAGGCATTCATTGCCCTCAGCGTTCTGGTCTCAATAATGCTCTACGGGGAAAGGTTCGGTCTCAACTATTCGGACAAAAAACACCGCTTTGGAATGGTTGCGGGCATAGCGATTCTGGCAGCCCTTGCATTTTACGGTTACTTCGGTAGGGATCTCCTCAAGTTCATGGGGGCAGCATATCAGTCCAACCCCCTCTACCAGACGGTTGCGGAGCTTGCGAAGACTGACTGGAACACGATAACCGCATACTACAGCGTCAAGACCAAGGACGCAATAATATTCATCCTCTCCGCGGTGGGATTCATCATAGTCGCCGCGAGGTTCGTCAGGAAGCTTACCAAAAACGACCTGACAGGTCACAAGGAGATATTCCTGGTCACCTACTACATCGGCTCCCTCTACCTGCTCCTCCTGGCGGTTCGTTTCGTGTTCCAGGCCTCGGGAGCCATACTGCTCCTAGCGGGAGTCGCCGTAGGGGAAATATTCCTCTTCATAGAGGAAATGAAGGAGAGCATGACCACCAAGGCACTCTATGCAGTCCTCCTGATGCTCCTGTTCCTGCCGCTACCGATTATCGGGGCCCAGTACATGGGCAGCATAGCCACGAACACCGCAAAGAGCCAGGGTTCAGTCCCGGCAGACTGGGTCAACTCCCTCAACTGGCTCAAGGAGAACAGCAACCCCCTCGACAGCGCCACGAGCTGGTGGGACTACGGCTACTGGATTGAATCCAGCCTGCTCAGCCACAGACGCTCGGCAACGGATGGAGGTCACGCCTATGACAGGCGTTACATCGTGGCGGACTTCTTCTCCCACTACGGCAACGAGAGCGAGCAGGACTTCGAGGCCTGGGAGCTGAATTACATGATAGTCTGGCAGCAGGACATCTACAAGTTCAACGCCATAAGCTACCTCGGCGGTGCGATAACCTACGGCGAGTACAGGAGCAGCCCGATGTTCCAGGTCATCCCAGCACAGTACATTCAGCACGCCAACGAGAGCGGAAAGACTGTGGTTTACATAAACACCGGAAAATACGCCTATCAGCCGGTGCTCACGATAGACCTCACCAAGGGACAGGTCATACAGGGCAGGGGAGATATACCATACGTTCTCTACATCTTCCAGGGTTACGGGCTTCTGGCCTACCAGAAAATAGCCTTCAGCAACTTCGTGAGGCTGGCGTTCCAGATACCCTTCTCATTCGATCCATGGGACGCCCAGATGCTCTTTGCCAATTTCAGACCAGTCCACCGGGATGGAGGCGTTTCAACCTACGAGTTCAGGCCCTTCGCGGTTTACAGGATTGACAAATTCGAGAACGGAACATGGAAAGCCTTCTACAGCACCCTCGGCGGTGGAAAGCTTCCGCTGGGAGAGCAGAAGCTGAGGCTATGGATATCGGCCTTTGGAAGGGACATCAAAGACGCAACGCTCATCTTTGAAGCCTACAACGGCAGCGTGCTGGTAAAGAGGGAGATCCTGGCCGAGGGCATCACCATGAACCACCTCAACGAGACACCCATCGAGTTCAACCTGACAGTACCCAACGCCACCAAGTACCGCTTCATCCTCGTTCAGGACGGGCCGGTAGGGGTCCTCGATGGGCCAGTTTACGTCAACGGCAAGAACGTCGACCCTAGCTACGTTCTCGACGAAGGGGAGAACGGGGAGCTCAAACTCACCGCCGCGTTCAGGGAGGAGCGCACCGTTGACCTCTACCTTAGGGAAAGCGTCGTCTACTACATCGCGCCCAACGGAAAGGACATCTACCAGGAGAAGTTTTACCTCGAGCCCCACCAGGACATCATAACCTACGTCCCGGTCAAGGAGGGCATAAGCGTCGCCCCCGGGGACAACGAGATAACCGTCCAGGCTTCGATGCCACAGGGAGTCTTTGATACATACATCCAGAAGCTCTACCAGAAGTA
- the glmS gene encoding glutamine--fructose-6-phosphate transaminase (isomerizing), producing MCGIIGYIGDGRASQIIVKGLKRLEYRGYDSAGIVTEDGGRLYIKKGTGRIDELAEKLGFLEMPGKRGIGHTRWATHGVPNDINAHPQRDCTGRIALVHNGIIENHRELREELLKRGHRFNSDTDTEVIAHLIEEELKSGGTFEEAMRRALLRLKGSFALGIIYTGEPDRLYFVRNESPLVLGIGEGENFGASDVPAFLEYTNRVVFLDDREYAVVGKDFWVVKNLDSGEIVEKPVQEIEWSLEMAEKAGYPHFMLKEIYEQPRAIRDALHGNAGIIRSIAEEVAKYEKIFIIAMGTSYHAGLVAKYLFQRLARKVPIVEDASEFRYEFEDLVDEDTLVIAITQSGETADTLAAMKLAKRKGAKVLAIVNVVGSMATRIADLTLYTHAGPEIGVAATKTYTTQLTVLTMLAIELARVLGTVGEEYLERLERELNAVPELVEDVLKHDESLRELAEGLKEKRDFFYIGRGISVPTALEGALKLKEISYIHAEGLSAGELKHGPLALLEDGVPVVAIAPGGKTFDKMVGNIEESRARGAYIISIGDRDELERISDVFIKMPEMDELLTPIVYVVPLQILAYHLAVLRGNDPDKPRNLAKSVTVE from the coding sequence ATGTGCGGTATAATCGGCTATATCGGAGACGGCAGAGCCTCCCAGATTATCGTCAAGGGCCTCAAAAGGCTCGAATACAGGGGGTATGACTCCGCGGGAATAGTCACGGAAGACGGCGGGAGGCTTTACATAAAGAAGGGAACCGGAAGGATAGACGAACTCGCTGAGAAGCTAGGCTTTCTCGAAATGCCCGGCAAAAGGGGAATAGGACACACCCGCTGGGCCACCCATGGGGTTCCGAACGATATTAACGCTCATCCCCAGAGGGACTGCACAGGCAGGATTGCCCTCGTCCACAACGGCATAATCGAGAACCACCGCGAGCTCCGCGAGGAGCTTCTTAAGCGCGGTCACCGCTTTAACAGCGACACGGACACCGAAGTTATAGCCCATCTCATCGAGGAGGAGCTCAAATCGGGGGGCACCTTCGAGGAGGCCATGAGGAGGGCCCTTCTCAGGCTCAAGGGCTCATTCGCCCTCGGCATAATCTACACGGGTGAGCCTGACAGACTCTACTTCGTCAGGAACGAGAGCCCGCTCGTCCTTGGAATCGGAGAAGGGGAAAACTTTGGAGCGAGCGACGTTCCGGCCTTCCTTGAGTACACGAACCGTGTCGTGTTTCTGGACGACAGGGAGTACGCCGTAGTAGGAAAGGACTTCTGGGTCGTTAAGAACCTCGACAGTGGGGAGATCGTCGAAAAGCCAGTCCAGGAGATAGAATGGAGCCTTGAGATGGCGGAAAAAGCCGGCTACCCCCATTTCATGCTCAAGGAGATATACGAGCAACCAAGGGCCATAAGGGACGCCCTCCATGGGAATGCCGGGATAATCCGTTCGATAGCAGAGGAGGTGGCCAAATACGAGAAGATATTCATCATAGCCATGGGCACCTCGTATCACGCCGGTTTGGTTGCCAAGTACCTCTTCCAGAGGCTCGCCAGGAAGGTCCCGATAGTTGAGGACGCCAGCGAGTTCCGCTATGAGTTCGAGGATCTGGTGGACGAGGACACCCTCGTGATAGCAATAACCCAGAGCGGAGAGACCGCCGATACCCTGGCGGCTATGAAACTGGCCAAGAGGAAGGGGGCAAAGGTTCTCGCGATAGTCAACGTTGTCGGGAGCATGGCGACCAGAATAGCTGACCTCACCCTGTACACACACGCCGGGCCGGAGATAGGCGTCGCTGCCACCAAAACCTACACGACCCAGCTGACGGTTCTCACGATGCTCGCCATCGAACTGGCAAGGGTTCTTGGAACCGTCGGGGAGGAATACCTCGAAAGGCTGGAGAGGGAGCTCAACGCAGTCCCAGAACTTGTAGAGGACGTTCTCAAGCACGATGAATCACTGAGAGAGCTGGCCGAGGGGCTCAAGGAAAAGAGGGACTTCTTCTACATCGGCAGAGGCATAAGCGTCCCAACGGCCCTTGAGGGGGCACTCAAGCTCAAGGAGATAAGCTACATCCACGCAGAAGGTCTAAGCGCGGGCGAGCTGAAGCACGGGCCCCTGGCACTTCTTGAGGATGGCGTCCCCGTGGTTGCCATAGCACCGGGCGGAAAGACCTTTGACAAGATGGTGGGCAACATAGAGGAGTCCCGCGCGAGGGGGGCGTATATAATAAGCATCGGGGACAGGGATGAACTGGAGAGGATCTCCGATGTCTTCATCAAAATGCCAGAAATGGACGAGCTTCTCACCCCGATAGTTTACGTTGTTCCGCTCCAGATACTCGCTTATCATCTGGCTGTCCTGAGGGGTAACGACCCCGACAAGCCGAGAAACCTGGCCAAATCGGTCACCGTTGAATGA
- a CDS encoding methyltransferase domain-containing protein — translation MITEEQVQLAVDMIRRGLDERKLRAKLGDEWKLIAEIARARIRARDKFSRDDLWMDLEGLRYATHEAVARYRAERLGELGVRSIADVSCGIGIQLIFYAMKVDKAYGIDIDPLKVEFARRNAEKYGVDNIEFINADSLSRDVIEMIDADVIFSDPARPPEMPERRLEDLLPSPLEVYEAYRSKTDAFIFDLPPQMRRERVPWRGEFEYIDLFGALNRLTFYTEPLARAERSAVILPAGARLESAPDLENIVEWTEKPGQYLYEIPQSVDYADLINELFHALNADVRMLLREKRRILATGDGEIRSPYLKRTYAVVGVVPFHPVRINDFLRREGFGRATLRISVPEGEYWKVRRRIEANLKGDRRAFVFQFGKLAIIAEGL, via the coding sequence ATGATAACCGAGGAGCAGGTTCAACTCGCGGTGGACATGATAAGAAGGGGGCTCGACGAGAGAAAGCTCCGAGCCAAACTCGGTGATGAGTGGAAGCTCATAGCCGAGATAGCGAGGGCCAGGATAAGGGCAAGGGACAAGTTCTCCCGCGATGACCTCTGGATGGACTTGGAAGGCCTCCGCTACGCCACCCACGAGGCAGTGGCCAGATACCGTGCCGAACGCTTGGGAGAGCTTGGAGTCAGGAGCATAGCGGACGTCTCCTGCGGAATCGGAATTCAGCTGATTTTCTACGCGATGAAGGTCGATAAGGCATACGGGATCGATATCGACCCTCTAAAAGTGGAGTTCGCGCGGAGAAACGCCGAAAAGTACGGAGTGGACAACATCGAGTTCATAAACGCCGACTCACTCAGCAGGGATGTCATTGAGATGATAGACGCGGATGTAATATTCTCGGACCCAGCTCGTCCCCCGGAGATGCCCGAGAGGAGGCTGGAAGACCTCCTGCCAAGCCCCCTGGAGGTGTATGAGGCGTACAGATCCAAAACGGATGCCTTTATCTTCGACCTGCCGCCCCAGATGAGGCGCGAGAGGGTTCCATGGAGGGGAGAGTTCGAGTATATAGACCTCTTCGGCGCACTCAACCGGCTGACCTTTTACACCGAACCCCTGGCGCGGGCCGAGAGGAGCGCCGTCATACTGCCTGCCGGGGCGAGGCTTGAGAGCGCCCCTGACCTAGAGAACATAGTCGAGTGGACGGAAAAGCCCGGCCAGTACCTCTACGAGATTCCCCAGAGCGTTGACTACGCCGATTTAATAAACGAGCTGTTCCATGCCTTAAACGCAGATGTCAGGATGCTCCTTCGCGAGAAGAGGCGCATTTTAGCAACCGGAGACGGGGAAATCAGAAGCCCATACCTCAAGAGAACCTACGCCGTTGTGGGCGTTGTGCCCTTCCATCCGGTCAGAATAAACGACTTTCTCAGGAGAGAAGGCTTTGGAAGGGCAACTCTCAGGATAAGCGTGCCGGAGGGGGAGTACTGGAAGGTCAGGAGAAGGATAGAGGCGAACCTGAAGGGAGATAGAAGGGCCTTTGTATTCCAGTTCGGAAAGCTGGCGATAATAGCAGAGGGGTTATAG
- a CDS encoding dolichyl-phosphate-mannose--protein mannosyltransferase has translation MDWKRVLFIAISAVILIGSFWYLYDFASRPDLRDYIGDEVWYVPASRNILHRLGVELRYVNETTNSAGINVIFSDTSTRIKYQYDVEKIALQYNATYEMEYLKFPGVYFEIPVGNVEDFLNALSAEIPADAYYVVPGYRYPDKENIQNYLNTEHPFLGKDLIMLGMLVEDRPINWRLPGIFAFVLIGVLVVLATYRISDSYLAALIALIFTVADPTLEATAVTAMLDIHVALFVSLFTTLLVYDREKSSAFAVGLAAAAKLSGAFGYPVLLVKAFKGERKLMGFILTIAVIPALGFLIPNLVAVRAVGFEQWVDDILGSFRWHLSNKGGHPAASPVWDWFINKKAFPFHYNPNVFAQTDPFLLLSMVLFILALPWLYRRRGKLLIPYGVFWSTVGFFVLQYILGGTTQFSFYATVLVPPAAIVMGVALKELLRWEAFTYSLWLYLEWLLEAKDRIRLRLGR, from the coding sequence ATGGACTGGAAAAGGGTCCTCTTCATCGCGATTTCGGCCGTTATACTGATCGGTTCATTCTGGTATCTCTACGATTTCGCCTCCCGTCCCGACCTCAGGGATTACATCGGAGACGAGGTCTGGTACGTCCCCGCGAGCAGGAACATCCTCCACAGGCTTGGCGTTGAGCTTCGCTACGTGAATGAAACGACGAATTCCGCCGGGATAAACGTTATTTTCTCAGACACGAGCACGCGAATAAAATACCAGTACGACGTTGAAAAGATAGCCCTCCAATACAACGCAACCTACGAGATGGAGTACCTCAAGTTTCCGGGCGTTTACTTTGAGATACCTGTGGGCAACGTGGAGGACTTCCTCAATGCCCTGTCCGCAGAAATACCGGCGGATGCCTACTACGTAGTTCCCGGCTACAGGTATCCCGACAAGGAGAACATCCAGAACTACCTCAACACAGAGCACCCCTTCCTGGGGAAGGACCTCATAATGCTGGGCATGCTTGTCGAGGACAGGCCTATAAACTGGCGGCTGCCCGGAATATTCGCCTTCGTCCTGATAGGCGTTCTGGTCGTTCTTGCAACTTATAGGATAAGCGACAGCTACCTTGCGGCGCTTATAGCCCTTATCTTTACGGTCGCAGACCCAACGCTCGAAGCCACCGCCGTAACGGCCATGCTGGACATCCACGTGGCGCTCTTCGTGTCGCTGTTCACAACGTTGCTGGTCTATGATCGGGAAAAGTCTTCCGCCTTTGCGGTGGGCCTTGCCGCCGCCGCCAAGCTCAGTGGAGCGTTCGGCTATCCCGTGCTCCTCGTAAAGGCTTTTAAGGGTGAACGGAAGCTGATGGGCTTCATCCTCACCATAGCAGTTATTCCCGCACTGGGATTCCTCATCCCAAACCTGGTGGCCGTAAGGGCGGTGGGATTCGAGCAGTGGGTGGACGACATACTGGGCAGCTTCCGCTGGCACCTCTCAAATAAGGGCGGCCATCCTGCGGCCTCACCTGTTTGGGACTGGTTCATAAACAAGAAGGCCTTTCCCTTCCACTACAACCCCAACGTGTTCGCCCAGACAGACCCGTTCCTGCTCCTCAGCATGGTTCTGTTCATACTTGCCCTTCCCTGGCTCTACAGGAGGAGAGGGAAGCTGCTGATACCGTACGGTGTCTTCTGGAGCACGGTGGGGTTCTTTGTCCTCCAGTACATCCTCGGTGGGACGACCCAGTTCAGCTTCTACGCCACGGTTCTCGTCCCGCCGGCCGCTATCGTCATGGGCGTTGCGTTGAAGGAGCTCCTCCGCTGGGAGGCGTTCACCTATTCACTCTGGCTGTACCTTGAGTGGTTGCTGGAGGCGAAGGACAGGATAAGGCTGAGGCTGGGCCGTTAG
- a CDS encoding PIN domain-containing protein, whose amino-acid sequence MIRKLAEREYGVSSVWGVKKLLRRDGKFRKRASEVISTIFALLEVKNILLVSNSRDWLMIATLVHDYSLLPPDARIPATALEYNCEKLATLDEDFRISLA is encoded by the coding sequence CTGATTAGAAAGCTCGCCGAGAGAGAATACGGTGTATCCTCAGTATGGGGAGTCAAGAAGCTTCTCAGAAGGGATGGGAAGTTCAGGAAGCGCGCCTCCGAGGTAATATCGACGATCTTCGCATTGCTTGAGGTGAAAAACATTCTCCTCGTTTCTAATTCGAGGGACTGGCTCATGATTGCCACGCTGGTTCATGATTATTCGCTCCTTCCCCCGGATGCCAGGATACCCGCGACGGCACTGGAATACAACTGTGAGAAGCTTGCGACGCTCGATGAGGACTTCAGGATCAGTCTTGCATAA